From a single Erpetoichthys calabaricus chromosome 1, fErpCal1.3, whole genome shotgun sequence genomic region:
- the LOC114665435 gene encoding gastrula zinc finger protein XlCGF26.1-like isoform X1, which produces MDVTEEMYQSDMNAMEKRIVNIKEEHCEREYAYHQPKSLCIKNKDCEQGTMGIKEKAGEKPVICGIQKQVKEEDLQSESGHLPGCRDGGVRGSISPRGKRCPIQEHSVSKKSDFYSDAKTTRETSQRAPGGQSSPTNQSGEDTKLNLRFSPSLPIETSHQDNPQQTLHGENMKKSTSGSETLKRSFLQISSHPIFFFINNNPQRVNSANPEAVHVCQEQKRSLKCQTRDKGSQQNNTSQRIYGCSECGKGFARRTHLKSHTLIHTGEKPYCCAECGKGFARRIHLKIHTLIHTGEKPYCCTECGKGFARKIYLENHTRIHTGEKPYCCSQCGKRFTGREGLYSHKRTHSGEKPHCCSKCGKYFSKKKSLQEQKRIHTCEKPHSCSECGKRFARRTHLENHTRTHTGEKPYCCAECGKRFGRRTHLENHTRTHTGEKPYCCSECGKGFAKRECLKYHERIHTGEKPYVCSECGKGFSRKRHVKIHMIIHTGEKPYGCLECGWRFSENRQLKKHMEKHNGGMS; this is translated from the exons ATGGATGTGACAGAGGAGATGTACCAGTCTGACATGAATGCGATGGAGAAAAGGATCGTAAATATTAAGGAGGAGCACTGTGAACGGGAATACGCCTATCATCAACCGAAGAGTCTGTGCATTAAGAATAAAGATTGTGAGCAGGGGACAATGGGCATTAAGGAAAAGGCTGGGGAGAAGCCTGTCATCTGTGGCATACAGAAACAAGTCAAGGAGGAAGATCTTCAGTCCGAGTCCGGCCATTTGCCTGGATGTAGAGATGGAGGTGTAAGGGGATCAATCTCCCCTCGGGGTAAAAGATGTCCCATTCAGGAGCATTCTGTCAGCAAGAAGTCAGATTTTTACTCTGATGCAAAGACCACTCGGGAAACATCACAGAGAGCACCAGGAGGCCAGTCATCACCTACGAATCAGTCTGGAGAAG ACACAAAGCTGAATCTCCGCTTTTCTCCATCTTTACCCATTGAGACTTCACATCAGGACAACCCACAACAAACACTGCATGGTGAAAATATGAAGAAATCAACATCTGGGTCAGAGACTTTGAAAAGATCCTTTTTGCAGATAAGTTctcatcctattttttttttcattaataacaaTCCACAACGGGTGAATAGTGCAAATCCAGAAGCTGTGCATGTCTGTCAAGAGCAAAAGAGAAGTCTGAAATGCCAAACTAGAGACAAAGGCAGTCAGCAGAACAATACAAGTCAAAGAATCtatggctgttctgaatgtgggaaaggaTTTGCAAGAAGAACACATCTTAAGAGCCACACACTAATTCATACTGGGGAAAAACCCTATTGCTGTGCTGAATGTGGGAAAGGATTTGCAAGAAGAATACATCTTAAAATCCACACACTAATTCATACTGGGGAGAAACCctattgctgtactgaatgtgggaAAGGATTTGCAAGAAAAATATATCTTGAGAaccacacaagaattcatacaGGTGAGAAACCCTATTGCTGTTCtcaatgtggcaaacgattcaccGGAAGAGAAGGACTTTACAGCCACAAGAGAACTCACAGTGGGGAAAAGCCTCACTGTTGTTCCAAGTGTGGTAAATATTTCTCAAAAAAGAAGAGTCTTCAGGAACAGAAAAGAATTCATACTTGTGAAAAACCccattcctgttctgaatgtgggaaaagatTTGCAAGGAGAACACATCTTGAGAACCACACACGAACTCATACTGGGGAAAAACCCTATTGCTGTGCTGAATGTGGGAAAAGATTTGGAAGAAGAACACATCTTGAGAACCACACACGAACTCATACTGGGGAAAAACcctactgctgttctgaatgtgggaaaggaTTTGCAAAAAGAGAGTGTCTCAAATACCATGAGAGAATTCATACCGGAGAAAAACCTTATGtctgctctgaatgtgggaaagGGTTTTCAAGAAAACGGCATGTTAAGATCCACATGATCATTCAtactggggagaagccatatggctgtttggaatgtggctgGAGATTCTCAGAAAACAGACAACTTAAGAAGCACATGGAAAAACACAATGGGGGGATGTCTTGA